The stretch of DNA AAATTGAAAGAACTCATTCCTCGACAAATGTTTGATGTACCTATTCAAGCATCCTTGGGAAATAAAATTATCGCTCGTTCCACAGTAAAAATGATTAAAAAGAATGTAACGGCAAAATGTTATGGTGGTGACATAACGCGTAAACGCAAACTGTGGGAAAAGCAGAAGGAGGGGAAGAAGCGGATGAAATCTATTGGTAGGGTAGAAATCCCCCAAGAAGCGTTGTTGGCTGTCCTCCAAATTGATTCAGACTAATCGAAGTGTTCAGGTGTTAAAGTGTTTTCGTACGGGACACATGAACACGTGATTACCCAAACACTCATGAATAATTCAAACTATTGGGAAGAAACCCACACGCCGCTCTATAGCTTCATTTTTACGCTACCCTTATTTCTTATTTATGAAATAGGCGTTTTTGCGATTTCTGCCAGCGATTTACCCCTTTTGAGAAATGGTGCTGATGTTTTGATGCGCCAGATTTTAGAAGTATTTGGAATTTTCGGAGTCTATGGTTTCAGCGGATCGTTCCTGATTGGCTTCATGGTTGCCTTCCTCCGTCAAAAGAAAAAACTGATGACATCGGCCATTCGCGGGGAATATTTATTAACCATGTTATTTGAGAGTATTGGATGGGCGATTGTATTAACAATTACCATGATTTGGCTTCCGGCACTTTTGATGAATGGTAAAGATGGACGATTAATGCAGCAAGTAGTTTTAGCTATCGGCGCTGGGATTTATGAAGAATTCGTTTTCCGTGTTATTCTCATCGTTGGAATGGCTTCTGTTTTAGGGTTTATATTTCAATGGCGCGAAGCTGGGCAAAAAGCGGGTGCAGTCATTCTTGCGGCAGCATTATTCTCTGGTTTTCATTTTGTTGGTGCTTATGGAGAGACGCCTGCAATGAACTTATTTTTAATTCGTATGGTAGCGGGTGTCGTTTTAGGCGGTATTTACGTTATGCGAGGATTTGGTGTGGCGGCTTATACCCATACCATATATGATTTATTTGTTTTGGTAAAGTACACCACTTCAGCATGATTATTAATTGAGAAAATCTGTAATTTCAGCGTCAATTTTTGGGGAAAATTAATCTTAATGAAAAAAATATTATCCATTTTGTTTTTACTGGGAACATTGTCAGCCCAGTCATCATCATTTAAATCATTTGATGTAGTCATCTATCCGGAATATTATTTTGACGGAATTATGGCTGAAATTGACGGTGAAGTGAAAGATGAAAGTTTACCACTAAACTTAGAGATATCCGTTCCAGCCAATACAGATAGCGTATTTTACGTGGGTGGTACAGCAGAATCTGAAGCTGAAGTAAAACATTTATCGGTACTGAAATCAAAAAATCGCTCTTTGATCCAGGTGAGTGTGGTGGATTCCAAATTTCGATTATTTGTTTTTTATCCAATTGAGAAAAATGGCACATCACGTTCTGGGAACTTCAATCTTGAGATAAATAGTGATGTGGAGGATGCCCATGTGATTATTCAGGAACCGCTCATTGCAGAAAATTTTTCATTCTCTGAAAAAGATGCGGAAACTTTTCAGGATCAACATGGATTAAATTTCAAAAGAATTCATCTTCATGATTTTCGGGCGAATACAAACAAAGCAATATCATTCAGTTATGAAAACCCCACTGGTGGTATTTCCATCAATGCGCTTCAAACAATGTTGAGCAATGATGATAATGCAGCAATACCTTCAGCCCCATCGGTGAAAACGGCACCAGTTCGGCATAAATTACCTTTGTGGCAACCATTGGTTGTTTTGGGAATAGTGGCCGTTATTGTAGGTGGAATGTTTTATGCTCAAAGAAAATCTGAACTTAAGGATAATTTTGATTCCAAGCCCCAAAAGGGTAATGGAAAATTCTGTACTGGGTGCGGTGCACCGATTCAGGACAATCACAAATTTTGTGCAAACTGTGGGGGGGAACTCTAAATGTGGCCTATTATTTTCGACTTCGGTGAAATCAATATATTTGGTTTCGAATTTCATCCTGTAATCAATTCATATGGGTTTATGATGATGATAGCATTTTATTCATGTTATTATCTTCTCAACAAGGATCTGAACCGTCTTGGATATGACGCAAAGTTAGCCGCAGATCTCGTTTTTGCAGCAGCAGTTGGCGGTATTCTTGGTTCAAAGATATATTATTTAATTGAGAATTTTGACCGAGTAAAAGCAGATCCCATGGGCATGATTTTCAGCGGGGCAGGGCTGGTTTTTCTCGGCGGATTGATGGGCGGCACTTTAGCCGTGACTTTCGTTATTAAAAAGGAAAAACTCACATGGATTAAATTTGCAGACATTGTTGCGCCCTTATTGATTTTGGGATATGCTATTGGCCGTATTGGCTGTTTATTAGTGGGAGATGACTATGGTTTGCCCACTGATTTGCCCTGGGGAATTTCTTTTCCTGATGGGTTGCCCCCATCAACTTATGCCGTATTTCAAACTTATTATCCATGGGTAAATCTCTCAGGATTTGAACCTGGCGTATTGACGGTTCATCCTACACAGATATATGAAACTTTATTAGGATTGGGAATATTTTATTACCTCTATAACAAACGTATGTCAGTCGTTATTGTAGGTAGTTTATTCTTCACATATTTAATTTTTGCAGGATCAGAAAGATTCTTAATTGAATTCTTACGTGTAAACACAAAATATGCTTTTGGCCTCAGTGGCTCCCAATTGATCTCCCTTTCAATGATTGGAATTGGTGCATGGTTTTTAACTCATCCCGTGAATGTGCCACAGGAAGAACCATCTGAAAAATAGACTAATTTTTTTCTTTTCACTTTTACTCCTTTATGGGGTTGCTATTCCCCAGGAGGCTATCGAGGTTGGCAGAATTGACCTCACAAAAAATGTAATAGATTCCGAGTTTGAGCCGAACCGCCTCGTTAAAATCCCCAATGGATTAATTTTTCTCGATACCCAAAACCGCCGTATTGGCAGTTGGGTTTCGGACACATTATTAATTAAGGGTGGCTTTGGTGCAGGAGAATCTGGTTTGTTCGACCCGGTGGATATAGTTTCACATCAATTGGATGTATTTATCCTAGACCGCACAGAAAACAGGATTAGCCGATTTGATGTCCAATTAAATTTTATTCAATCTATTTCATTTGCTGAAAATGATGGTGGTTTATTCCCCACTTCAATGGGAAATGATAGCCGTGGATGGTTGTATTTCTATTCTCCTGAAACGCATCAGATTTATCGTTCCAATCCTAATTCATCGCAGCTTAATACTTTTATTGATCTCAATTCCTTTCCCAGGACAGAAGATTGTGTGGCTTCCATGCGATTTGGGCGAAATGATCAATTGGCACTTTTATATAATTGTATAAATGAGATCCATCTTTTTTCTCGGACGGGAAAAATGGAACGCCGATTTAAAGTTAATATTGAGAATCCAGCACTTATTTTGTCATTTCAAAAATTTTGGGTTATCCTCAACGAAACGGGAGATATTCAATTTATTGGTGAAACGCCATTTGCATTAGATTTAAATGATGCACTTCGTGATGCCATTGTGGATGGTGATTTCCTCAACGTATTGACCGATAAAGAATTGATCATTTTTGATATAAATGTTCCTAAATAAATATTTCGTCTTTTTTGGTGTAACGGCAATCCTTTGTTCGCAGGATTCTA from Candidatus Neomarinimicrobiota bacterium encodes:
- a CDS encoding CPBP family intramembrane metalloprotease encodes the protein MFSYGTHEHVITQTLMNNSNYWEETHTPLYSFIFTLPLFLIYEIGVFAISASDLPLLRNGADVLMRQILEVFGIFGVYGFSGSFLIGFMVAFLRQKKKLMTSAIRGEYLLTMLFESIGWAIVLTITMIWLPALLMNGKDGRLMQQVVLAIGAGIYEEFVFRVILIVGMASVLGFIFQWREAGQKAGAVILAAALFSGFHFVGAYGETPAMNLFLIRMVAGVVLGGIYVMRGFGVAAYTHTIYDLFVLVKYTTSA
- a CDS encoding prolipoprotein diacylglyceryl transferase, whose protein sequence is MWPIIFDFGEINIFGFEFHPVINSYGFMMMIAFYSCYYLLNKDLNRLGYDAKLAADLVFAAAVGGILGSKIYYLIENFDRVKADPMGMIFSGAGLVFLGGLMGGTLAVTFVIKKEKLTWIKFADIVAPLLILGYAIGRIGCLLVGDDYGLPTDLPWGISFPDGLPPSTYAVFQTYYPWVNLSGFEPGVLTVHPTQIYETLLGLGIFYYLYNKRMSVVIVGSLFFTYLIFAGSERFLIEFLRVNTKYAFGLSGSQLISLSMIGIGAWFLTHPVNVPQEEPSEK
- a CDS encoding zinc-ribbon domain-containing protein, with amino-acid sequence MKKILSILFLLGTLSAQSSSFKSFDVVIYPEYYFDGIMAEIDGEVKDESLPLNLEISVPANTDSVFYVGGTAESEAEVKHLSVLKSKNRSLIQVSVVDSKFRLFVFYPIEKNGTSRSGNFNLEINSDVEDAHVIIQEPLIAENFSFSEKDAETFQDQHGLNFKRIHLHDFRANTNKAISFSYENPTGGISINALQTMLSNDDNAAIPSAPSVKTAPVRHKLPLWQPLVVLGIVAVIVGGMFYAQRKSELKDNFDSKPQKGNGKFCTGCGAPIQDNHKFCANCGGEL